Within Sphingobium sp. SCG-1, the genomic segment CATGCCGCCACCCATATTGCCAAGGCCGATGAAGCCGATCGTCTTGGTCATGTCAGCGGCCCTTCCATGTGCCGGGGCGTTTCTCGACAAAGGCGGCCATTCCTTCCTTCTTGTCCTCGGTTGCGGCGAGAATCTGGAACAAGCGGCGCTCCGTCAGCAGGCTTTGGCTGAGGGTGGTATCAAAGGCGATGTTCACCATCTCCTTGTTAATCAGCGCGGCCATGGGCGGCATCGACGCGATCGTCGCGGCAGTCTTCAAGGCATCATTCAGCAGATCGGCGGCAGGCACGATGCGCGCGACCAAGCCCGAGCTTTCGGCTTCCTTGGCGTCCATCGTCCGGCCCGTCAGGCACATTTCCATTGCCTTGGCCTTGCCCACGGCGCGCGTCAGGCGCTGCGATCCGCCCATGCCGGGCGCGACGCCCAGCTTGATCTCCGGCTGACCGAACTTCGCGGTGTCCGCTGCGATGATGAAGTCCGCCATCATCGCCAATTCGCATCCGCCGCCCAGTGCGAAACCTGCAACGGCCGCGATCCAGGGTTTGCGCGTCGCCGTGACCCGGCTGGTCCACTGCGAAAAAAAGTCTTCGAGGAAGAAATCC encodes:
- a CDS encoding enoyl-CoA hydratase-related protein is translated as MSYETILVEKRDAVTLITLNRPQALNALNQQVLADLIDAFAAYDADPTQRCAVLTGSGEKAFAAGADIKEMADKAAADFFLEDFFSQWTSRVTATRKPWIAAVAGFALGGGCELAMMADFIIAADTAKFGQPEIKLGVAPGMGGSQRLTRAVGKAKAMEMCLTGRTMDAKEAESSGLVARIVPAADLLNDALKTAATIASMPPMAALINKEMVNIAFDTTLSQSLLTERRLFQILAATEDKKEGMAAFVEKRPGTWKGR